One Alnus glutinosa chromosome 13, dhAlnGlut1.1, whole genome shotgun sequence genomic window, gggcagccgtatctgtgacactgggatggtcgtgaccccgAACAGGAGCAGCAGGGTTTAGGGTAGTCTCACCGTTCATATACCAGAAACCGTATCCCGTGGACATTCCGttcccccctgtcaggtgggcaagaacgtaatctggggggtgccgctggttattccggcagtacttacatgggcagtaaattttgccatcagcagccctacagttacgaacggcgaatgccacgaacgctctacacccgtcgttatactgtgtcgtacccctaggtgctgacatccacgacttgtccatattcctctgtacgtgagttaacagtctgaaacgaaatatgttatttgattacagcaaataaagtgcttgtttgtttaatgtttgttttaaacagttaactcaaagtatcgttttttcatattttttttagggtttagggtttttctttttaggttttaaggttagggtttaggtttttaagggtttagtttttagggttagggtttaggttttaatatttgtagggtttagggtttttagggtgtagggttttagggtttagggtttaactaaaataaaatagtaacaaaaaaaaaaaaaagagatctcgaacctttttcttttatattttttaatattcttctttctttttttagggtttagggtttttttttttattttttttatttttttttagggtttagggttttaggtttttagggtttagtttttagggttagggtttgggtttacctcagcataaaaaagtaattacaaaaaaagagatctctctcatttttatttttttcttttttaatattcttctttctttatttagggtttagggttttaaggtttctttttttagggttgagggttaaaaaggttagggtttaggtttttaaggtttagtttttagggttagggttttaaggttagggtttaggttgttagggtttagtttttagggttagggttaaaaaggttagggtttaggtttttagggttctagtttttagggtttgggttttaaggttagggtttaggttgttagggtttagtttttagggttagggttaaaaaggttagggttaaaaaggttagggtttaggttttgaaggtttagtttttagggttagggttaaaaaggttagggtttaggtttttagggttagggatttaaggttagggtttagagtttagggtttagttttagggttagggttttatggttagggtttaggttgttagggtttagtttctaaggttagggttttaaggttagggtttagggtttacctcaccataaaaaagttatataaaaaaaaaaaaagatctatctcttttttcttttatgttttttaatattcttctttctatttttagggtttagggttttaaggttagggttataaggttagggtttagattgttagggtttagtttttaaggttagggtttagggtttacctcaccataaaaaaattataaaaaaaaaaaagatatgtcgcttttgtcttttatgttttttaatattcttctttctatttttagggtttagggttttaaggttagggttataAGGTTAGGgattaggttgttagggtttagtttttaagg contains:
- the LOC133853682 gene encoding uncharacterized protein LOC133853682; this encodes MDKSWMSAPRGTTQYNDGCRAFVAFAVRNCRAADGKIYCPCKYCRNNQRHPPDYVLAHLTGGNGMSTGYGFWYMNGETTLNPAAPVRGHDHPSVTDTAARGIEHVEVTEQGGDLEQGNATTIGPVSPVGQLLSQQSPLWTPSPITPSLAGQSPVGEFTPGTAPRDLQRRPPDL